One stretch of Mangifera indica cultivar Alphonso chromosome 9, CATAS_Mindica_2.1, whole genome shotgun sequence DNA includes these proteins:
- the LOC123225981 gene encoding uncharacterized protein LOC123225981 encodes MTSVNNNNNSVDTVNAAATAIVSTESRLRPTTGVQKKRWGSCWSHYWCFGSRKSSKRISDAVLAPEPVVTGAAAPVPESLTHSTAIVLPFIAPPSSPASFLQSGPPSATQSPAGLLSLTSLSINAFSPGGPRSIFAIGPYAHETQLVTPPVFSATEPSTALCTPPPESVQLTTPSSPEVPFAELLTSSLERARRNSGTNQKFSVSHYGFQSYQLYPGSPGGQLISPGSAISNSGTSSPFPDRFPILGFCMGEAPKLLGFEHFTTQKWGSRLGSGSLTPDGVGLGSRMGSGSLTPDDVGLGSRLGSGSLTPDGVGPASRDGYLWENQISEVASSAELENKSENEDHIIEHRVSFELSGEEVARCLAIKSVSSPRIIAESSKDIVAEGQIQREGKLTGSESCFELYPADTPNEMPERALGEMEEHVYRKHRSITLGSIKEFNFDHAEGKVSDKPSISSKWWVNEKVLGKETRPSNNWTFFPMLQSGVS; translated from the coding sequence AAAAAAAGATGGGGAAGTTGTTGGAGCCATTACTGGTGTTTTGGTTCTCGTAAAAGTAGCAAGCGGATTAGCGATGCTGTTCTTGCTCCTGAACCAGTTGTAACAGGAGCTGCAGCCCCAGTTCCAGAAAGTCTGACTCACTCAACTGCCATTGTTCTTCCCTTTATTGCTCCGCCTTCTTCACCTGCATCTTTCCTTCAATCTGGTCCTCCCTCTGCCACCCAATCACCTGCTGGATTGCTTTCCCTTACTTCCCTCTCCATCAATGCCTTCTCTCCTGGTGGGCCTAGATCCATTTTTGCCATTGGCCCTTATGCACATGAAACCCAACTTGTCACACCACCTGTATTTTCGGCTACTGAACCGTCTACTGCTCTTTGCACTCCCCCGCCTGAATCTGTTCAACTGACAACACCTTCATCCCCTGAAGTGCCATTTGCTGAACTGCTAACATCTTCACTGGAACGTGCTCGAAGAAACAGTGGGACCAATCAGAAATTTTCAGTATCTCATTATGGATTTCAGTCATATCAGCTGTACCCAGGAAGCCCTGGTGGTCAACTCATATCCCCAGGCTCAGCAATCTCTAATTCTGGCACTTCTTCTCCTTTCCCAGATAGATTCCCCATTCTTGGGTTCTGTATGGGGGAAGCTCCCAAGCTCTTGGGCTTTGAACATTTTACTACTCAGAAATGGGGTTCAAGGCTAGGTTCTGGATCTCTGACTCCAGATGGTGTGGGGCTTGGTTCAAGGATGGGTTCAGGATCTTTGACTCCTGATGATGTGGGGCTTGGTTCAAGGTTGGGTTCAGGATCTTTGACGCCTGACGGTGTGGGGCCTGCATCACGGGATGGATATCTTTGGGAGAACCAGATTTCTGAGGTAGCTTCAAGTGCTGAGTTGGAGAATAAGTCTGAAAATGAAGATCATATAATTGAACACAGAGTATCATTTGAGCTTAGTGGTGAAGAAGTTGCACGCTGTCTTGCTATTAAATCAGTTTCATCACCACGAATCATAGCAGAGAGTTCTAAGGACATAGTGGCAGAGGGCCAAATACAAAGAGAAGGGAAATTAACAGGGAGTGAAAGTTGTTTTGAGTTGTATCCTGCAGATACTCCCAATGAAATGCCTGAAAGAGCTTTGGGAGAAATGGAGGAGCATGTTTATCGAAAGCATCGATCAATCACTCTTGGGTCAATCAAAGAGTTCAACTTTGACCATGCTGAGGGAAAAGTCTCTGATAAGCCCTCAATCAGCTCCAAGTGGTGGGTCAATGAAAAGGTTCTTGGAAAGGAAACCAGACCTTCCAACAACTGGACTTTCTTCCCCATGCTGCAATCAGGGGTTAGCTGA
- the LOC123225812 gene encoding silicon efflux transporter LSI2-like, which yields MATYSTKIDILGSFAFIVFWVLAVFPTLPFLPIGRTAGSLLSAALMVLFQVVSPDQAYESLDLSILALLFGTMVVSVYIERADAFKYLSKLLSWKIIGAKDLICRICLVSAITSAFFTNDTACVVLTKFVVKIAQENNLPPLPFLLALASSANIGSAATAIGNPQNFIIASESNMSFCQFLSGMIAATVAGVFANALLILCMFWNLLSVANDENGYTYQFSPNDQENGVQTTSNGRISSEHDLPASRNSNLFEKWKGKFQKTCVYLIVLGMLIALLAGQDMSWTAITAALALVVLDFKDAAPCFDKVSYSLLVFFCGMFITVEGLDKTGIPSLLWDSVEKYTSIDTASGVAVVSLAILLLSNLISNVPTVLLLGYRMATAAAVVSSGNEKKAWLILAWVSTVAGNLSLLGSAANLVVCEQAHRAALPPLGYTLTFGNHLKFGLPSTLIVTAIGLTIIN from the exons ATGGCGACTTATTCTACCAAAATAGATATTCTAGGCTCATTTGCCTTCATAGTATTCTGGGTTCTGGCAGTTTTCCCAACCTTACCATTTCTACCAATTGGCAGAACCGCAGGGTCTCTTCTTAGTGCTGCACTTATGGTACTTTTTCAAGTCGTGTCTCCAGATCAAGCGTACGAATCACTCGATCTGTCGATCCTCGCTCTTCTGTTCGGCACAATGGTTGTGAGTGTTTACATTGAAAGAGCTGATGCATTTAAGTACTTGAGCAAGCTGCTCTCATGGAAGATCATTGGAGCGAAGGACTTAATTTGCAGAATATGCTTAGTTTCTGCCATTACAAGTGCTTTCTTCACCAATGACACAGCTTGTGTAGTCTTGACAAAATTTGTTGTTAAAATTGCCCAAGAGAATAACCTACCACCCCTCCCCTTCTTACTTGCTCTTGCCTCAAGTGCTAACATAGGATCTGCGGCTACTGCCATTGGTAACCCCCAAAATTTCATCATAGCTTCAGAAAGTAACATGTCCTTCTGCCAATTCCTATCTGGCATGATCGCTGCAACAGTCGCTGGAGTTTTCGCGAATGCATTACTTATTCTATGTATGTTCTGGAATTTATTATCCGTTGCAAACGATGAAAACGGGTACACTTATCAGTTTTCGCCTAATGATCAAGAAAATGGCGTCCAAACTACTAGTAATGGCCGAATTTCCAGTGAGCATGATTTGCCCGCGTCTAGGAATTCGAATCTTTTCGAAAAATGGAAAGGAAAATTTCAGAAAACATGTGTTTACCTTATCGTCCTGGGAATGTTGATTGCTTTGCTTGCGGGTCAAGATATGTCCTGGACTGCAATTACAGCAGCACTTGCTCTTGTGGTGCTTGATTTCAAGGATGCAGCTCCATGTTTTGATAAG GTGTCTTATTCCCTTCTAGTTTTCTTCTGTGGAATGTTTATCACTGTGGAGGGCTTGGACAAAACAGGAATTCCAAGCCTTTTATGGGATTCTGTGGAAAAATACACAAGTATTGATACTGCTTCTGGAGTTGCAGTTGTCTCCCTTGCCATCCTTCTCCTATCAAATCTGATTTCAAATGTGCCAACTG TTCTGTTGCTGGGATACCGGATGGCGACGGCTGCGGCCGTGGTTTCTTCGGGCAATGAGAAGAAGGCATGGCTGATTTTGGCGTGGGTGAGCACGGTGGCCGGGAATCTATCACTGCTGGGATCAGCTGCCAACCTGGTAGTTTGTGAACAGGCTCACCGAGCGGCTCTTCCTCCTCTTGGCTACACTTTAACCTTTGGAAATCATCTCAAATTTGGACTTCCCTCCACGCTCATTGTCACCGCCATTGGCTTGACAATAATTAACTGA
- the LOC123225810 gene encoding mitogen-activated protein kinase kinase kinase YODA-like has protein sequence MRSLWGKSSSKKKASKENIICTLHKKSKNTSEGKQGSRSGGSQRHCNDNISELGSQSRAESRSTSPSKQVSRCQSFAERTNAQPLPLPGPHPAAVGRTDSGISVSTKPRLGKGSKKSLFLPLRKPACIRGRANATDLDGDLVTTSFSSEGSTDSDDPADSHHRSPLTNDYDNGTRTAFSSPSCVVVPKDHPSSAAQTNSRDAKRTLNLSLGNRISPKSAKQRPLSGAVPNLQVSFHNAFSSAPDSSRSSPSRSPINVLGTEQVVNSTFWAGKPYADVTLHGSGHCSPSSGQTSGHNSMGGDMSGQLFWQQSRGSPEYSPIPSPRMASPGPSSRIQSGAVTPRHPRAGGAPIESQTSWPDDGKQQSHRLPLPPIMVSNSSPFSHSNSATTSPQVPRSPGRVENSVNLESHWKKGKLLGRGTFGHVYVGFNSDSGEMCAMKEVTLFDDAKSRESAKQLMQEIALLSRLRHPNIVQYYGSKTVGEKLYIYLEYVSGGSIYKLLQDYGQFGELAMRSYTQQILSGLAYLHSKHTVHRDIKGANILVDPNGRVKLADFGMAKHIAGQSCTLSFKGSPYWMAPEVIKNPNGCNLAVDIWSLGCTVLEMATTKPPWSQYEGVAAMFKIGNSKELPAIPDHLSNEGKDFVRQCLQRNPAFRPTAAELLEHPFVKSAAPLERPILDLEHSDIPPGVTNGVKNLGIGQSRIYSPLDSEKLAVHSSRVLTSPHASDILIPKNKSCPVSPIGSPHLHPRSPQHLNGRLSPSPISSPRTTSGSSTPLTGGSVAIPFNHLKQPVYLQESFGSMPKPSNSFYSNGPYQDSNPNIFRGMQPGSHIFSDLLPSESDVLGKQLGRPVHGEPYDGQSVLADRVSRQLLKDHVKMNPSLDLSPSSPSPTRTSGV, from the exons ATGCGGTCCTTGTGGGGGAAGTCATCATCAAAGAAGAAAGCCAGtaaggaaaatattatttgcaCATTACATAAAAAATCTAAGAATACATCTGAAGGTAAACAAGGCAGTAGATCTGGAGGGTCTCAAAGGCATTGCAATGATAACATTTCAGAATTAGGTTCTCAATCTCGAGCTGAATCTCGATCTACGTCACCTTCCAAACAAGTATCCAGGTGTCAAAGCTTTGCTGAAAGGACTAATGCTCAACCACTACCACTTCCTGGTCCACACCCTGCAGCTGTAGGTCGTACTGATTCTGGAATTAGTGTATCAACTAAACCAAGATTGGGAAAAGGTTCAAAGAAATCCTTGTTTTTGCCTCTCCGAAAACCAGCATGTATACGTGGTAGGGCAAATGCTACTGATTTGGATGGAGATCTGGTCACCACTTCCTTTTCCAGTGAGGGCTCCACTGATAGCGATGATCCAGCAGATTCCCATCATCGCAGTCCCCTGACAAATGACTATGATAATGGAACTAGAACTGCTTTTAGCAGCCCTTCATG TGTGGTGGTGCCGAAGGATCATCCATCCAGTGCTGCTCAAACAAACTCTAGAGATGCAAAAAGAACATTAAACCTTTCATTGGGTAATCGTATCTCCCCTAAATCAGCTAAGCAAAGACCTTTAAGTGGTGCTGTACCAAATCTACAGGTTTCATTTCATAATGCCTTCAGCAGTGCACCTGACAGCTCCAGATCAAGTCCTTCCAGAAGTCCAATCAATGTTCTTGGCACTGAGCAGGTTGTTAATTCTACTTTCTGGGCAGGAAAGCCTTATGCAGATGTCACATTACATGGATCAGGCCACTGTAGTCCTAGTTCAGGTCAAACTTCTGGGCACAATTCCATGGGAGGGGACATGTCAGGACAATTATTTTGGCAACAAAGTAGGGGTAGCCCAGAATACTCTCCTATACCGAGTCCCAGAATGGCTAGCCCTGGGCCCAGTTCCAGAATCCAAAGTGGTGCTGTTACCCCTCGTCATCCAAGAGCTGGAGGGGCACCCATTGAGTCGCAAACAAGCTGGCCTGATGATGGGAAACAGCAGAGCCATCGTTTGCCTCTTCCTCCTATAATGGTTTCCAATTCTTCTCCTTTCTCTCATTCAAATTCTGCAACAACTTCACCCCAGGTACCTCGAAGTCCTGGAAGGGTAGAGAATTCTGTGAACCTTGAGTCGCATTGGAAAAAGGGAAAGCTTCTGGGTAGAGGCACATTTGGACATGTTTATGTTGGTTTTAACAG TGATAGCGGAGAAATGTGTGCAATGAAGGAAGTTACATTATTTGATGATGCCAAGTCAAGAGAAAGTGCTAAGCAGTTGATGCAG GAAATTGCCTTACTGAGCCGCTTAAGGCACCCAAACATTGTGCAGTATTATGGGTCCAAAACG GTAGGggaaaaactttatatataccTGGAGTATGTATCTGGTGGATCTATTTATAAGCTTCTTCAGGATTACGGACAATTTGGTGAACTAGCAATGCGTAGTTATACTCAACAAATTTTGTCAGGGCTTGCCTACTTACACTCTAAACATACTGTTCATAG AGACATAAAAGGAGCAAACATACTTGTAGACCCAAATGGTCGAGTCAAGTTGGCAGATTTTGGGATGGCAAAGCAT ATTGCTGGGCAGTCATGTACATTATCTTTCAAAGGAAGCCCTTATTGGATGGCACCTGAG GTTATAAAGAACCCAAATGGTTGCAATCTTGCTGTTGATATATGGAGTCTTGGATGCACAGTTTTGGAAATGGCCACAACAAAACCACCCTGGAGCCAATATGAAGGG GTTGCTGCCATGTTTAAGATTGGGAACAGTAAGGAACTCCCAGCAATTCCAGATCACCTCTCAAATGAGGGAAAGGATTTTGTGAGGCAGTGTTTGCAACGCAATCCTGCATTTCGTCCTACAGCTGCTGAGCTTTTGGAGCATCCTTTTGTGAAGTCTGCTGCACCTTTGGAAAGACCCATTCTGGACTTGGAACATTCAGATATACCCCCAGGGGTTACAAATGGAGTGAAAAATCTG GGTATTGGGCAATCGAGAATCTACTCTCCCTTAGATTCAGAAAAACTTGCAGTTCATTCATCGAGAGTATTGACTTCTCCTCATGCCAG TGATATCCTTATTCCAAAGAACAAATCATGTCCAGTGTCTCCCATAGGAAGCCCACATTTACATCCAAGGTCGCCACAACACCTGAATGGAAGATTATCTCCTTCTCCTATATCTAGCCCACGGACGACTTCAGGTTCCTCCACACCTCTCACAGGCGGCAGTGTTGCTATACCTTTCAATCACTTGAAACAACCGGTTTACTTGCAAGAGAGTTTTGGAAGCATGCCAAAGCCCTCAAATAGTTTCTATAGCAATGGCCCTTATCAGGATTCAAATCCCAACATTTTTCGAGGGATGCAGCCAGGGTCTCACATCTTCTCAGACTTGTTGCCCTCTGAAAGTGATGTTTTGGGGAAGCAACTTGGAAGGCCTGTTCATGGAGAACCTTATGATGGACAGTCAGTCTTGGCTGATCGTGTATCTCGGCAGCTCCTAAAGGATCATGTGAAGATGAATCCATCTCTGGATCTAAGTCCGAGCTCTCCTTCACC